Proteins co-encoded in one Halorussus vallis genomic window:
- a CDS encoding aldo/keto reductase, with the protein MVENQSDTFDIGGEETVHRLGYGAMRLTGEDIVGRPDDEEAARDVLRRAVELDVDFVDTADSYGPGVSERIIGETLNADDAVVATKAGLLRNRSGDWIPHGGPDYVRNQVLCSLDRLGVDSIDLYQLHTPDVDAPLADVMATFGELKDEGLVDHVGVSNVDVDELDEARDEVEVATVQNEYNVGNREHEDVLEACEDAGIGFIPYFPIGGGDLGETGEVLEDVAENHDASARQVALAWLLQHSPVTLPIPGTSSVDHLEENVGASELELSEDEMNRFSE; encoded by the coding sequence ATGGTCGAGAACCAGAGCGACACCTTCGACATCGGCGGCGAGGAGACGGTCCACCGCCTCGGGTACGGGGCGATGCGACTCACCGGCGAGGACATCGTCGGCCGGCCGGACGACGAGGAGGCGGCCCGCGACGTGCTCCGGCGGGCGGTCGAACTCGACGTGGACTTCGTCGACACCGCCGACTCCTACGGGCCGGGGGTCAGCGAGCGCATCATCGGCGAGACGCTCAACGCCGACGACGCCGTGGTTGCGACGAAGGCGGGCCTGCTCCGCAACCGGAGCGGCGACTGGATTCCCCACGGAGGCCCCGACTACGTCCGCAACCAGGTGCTCTGTAGCCTCGACCGTCTGGGCGTCGACAGCATCGACCTCTACCAGCTTCACACGCCCGACGTCGACGCACCGCTAGCGGACGTGATGGCGACGTTCGGCGAACTCAAGGACGAGGGACTGGTCGACCACGTGGGCGTGAGCAACGTCGACGTCGACGAACTCGACGAGGCTCGCGACGAGGTGGAAGTCGCGACGGTCCAGAACGAGTACAACGTCGGCAACCGCGAGCACGAGGACGTCCTGGAGGCCTGCGAGGACGCCGGTATCGGGTTCATCCCCTACTTCCCCATCGGGGGCGGCGACCTCGGCGAAACGGGCGAGGTGCTCGAAGACGTGGCGGAGAACCACGACGCGAGCGCCCGGCAGGTCGCGCTAGCGTGGCTCCTCCAGCACTCGCCGGTGACGCTACCGATTCCCGGCACCTCCAGCGTCGACCACCTCGAAGAGAACGTCGGGGCTTCGGAACTCGAACTGTCCGAGGACGAGATGAACCGGTTTAGTGAGTAG
- a CDS encoding TIGR00266 family protein has protein sequence MRYDIRKRPSNAVLDVTLDEDERIDAKPGAMVSRSATVTADTEIAGGEGVTGMLSRAISDEREMTSNAFVAEADGGHVLLAPDAPGDVTPIDLTETGRIKVQSGSPLAWTEGVEKSTAMNESRNFFSSGELTVLAMEGDGTAFLSAYGAVVEREISADDPVIVDEDHLVAWTDGLDLSRERDGSIKSALLGGEGYVTRFSGSGTVWLQTRDPLVFVRSTGGN, from the coding sequence ATGCGCTACGACATCCGCAAGCGCCCGAGCAACGCCGTCCTGGACGTGACGCTGGACGAGGACGAGCGAATCGACGCCAAACCCGGCGCGATGGTTTCCCGGAGCGCGACCGTCACCGCCGACACCGAAATCGCGGGCGGCGAGGGAGTCACCGGGATGCTCTCGCGGGCCATCTCCGACGAGCGCGAGATGACCTCCAACGCGTTCGTCGCCGAAGCGGACGGCGGCCACGTCCTGCTCGCGCCCGACGCGCCGGGCGACGTGACGCCCATCGACCTCACGGAGACGGGCCGCATCAAGGTCCAGTCCGGGTCGCCGCTCGCGTGGACCGAGGGCGTCGAGAAGTCGACCGCGATGAACGAGTCGCGGAACTTCTTCTCGTCGGGCGAACTCACCGTCCTCGCCATGGAGGGCGACGGCACCGCCTTCCTCTCGGCCTACGGCGCGGTGGTCGAGCGCGAGATTTCGGCCGACGACCCGGTCATCGTCGACGAGGACCACCTCGTCGCCTGGACCGACGGCCTGGACCTCTCCCGCGAGCGAGACGGCTCCATCAAGTCGGCGCTACTCGGCGGCGAGGGCTACGTGACCCGGTTCTCGGGGTCGGGCACCGTCTGGCTCCAGACCCGCGACCCGCTGGTGTTCGTCCGGTCGACCGGCGGGAACTGA
- a CDS encoding RDD family protein, producing the protein MEKFPSPDMDAYAGVLDRRFEALLIDALLVSVVVGILGYVAGLLLVGGTVGALGGTLLALQFGAPLGLVAYQAAFEGYYGQTIGKHYRGIVVVKADGSHITWGAAAVRNVLRFVDALPLFYLVGIVAASVTDGNQRVGDIAGDTVVVHT; encoded by the coding sequence ATGGAGAAGTTTCCGTCACCGGACATGGACGCGTACGCGGGAGTGTTAGACCGTCGGTTCGAAGCGCTCCTCATCGACGCGTTGCTCGTAAGCGTCGTCGTCGGGATTCTCGGATACGTCGCAGGACTCCTGCTGGTCGGCGGGACGGTCGGAGCCCTCGGGGGGACCCTCCTCGCGCTCCAGTTCGGCGCCCCGCTCGGCCTCGTCGCGTACCAGGCCGCCTTCGAGGGGTACTACGGTCAGACGATCGGGAAGCACTACCGGGGAATCGTCGTCGTGAAAGCCGACGGTTCGCACATCACGTGGGGCGCGGCGGCCGTCAGGAACGTCCTCCGCTTCGTGGACGCGCTCCCCCTCTTCTACCTCGTCGGCATCGTCGCCGCGTCCGTGACGGACGGCAACCAGCGCGTCGGGGACATCGCCGGCGACACGGTCGTCGTCCACACGTAG
- a CDS encoding MATE family efflux transporter: MPRFPNPVRLLILLIGLALARVGLVEPKHVRRTTDLAWPRIVTGLARMSKNAVDVAFVGIAVGPVAIAGVGFATPYWGVAFSLGGGIAGGTIALVSQRFGAEAFDELGVAVRSSVALVVAVTLPVAAVFWLFPADLVGVMTDDGEVIRLGATYLRILALGVPFAGLNLIGSRIYIGADDAWTPMLVRSGGAISNIVLSGAFIFGLGMGVAGAAFGTVLANVFVTVAFAAGLVAGRLPVVGALPVQISPLSSYVDVETMRDLVRIGLPVVGRNLVWTVAKFPMLAIVGLFGPSVVAAYVISRRIWGLMNTPGWGFGLASSSLVGQALGDGDELTAESYARDIVAFSVATYVVAAVIVAALAEPIVLSFVKDAADPSVPVAVALVYAACVATVAQGVKAAAAGPLDASGDTRWPFYSQAIGMFLCAIPVAYLGATTAFGIAGLYLSFLAETTVPAAINYRRFSTGKWKAISREFRPESPVADD, encoded by the coding sequence GTGCCTCGCTTCCCGAACCCCGTCCGCCTGCTCATCCTCCTCATCGGCCTCGCGCTCGCCCGCGTCGGCCTCGTCGAACCGAAACACGTCCGCCGGACCACTGACCTCGCGTGGCCGCGCATCGTCACCGGCCTCGCGCGGATGTCGAAGAACGCCGTCGACGTGGCGTTCGTCGGCATCGCCGTCGGCCCGGTGGCCATCGCGGGCGTCGGGTTCGCGACGCCGTACTGGGGCGTCGCGTTTTCGCTCGGCGGGGGCATCGCCGGCGGCACCATCGCGCTCGTCTCCCAGCGGTTCGGCGCGGAGGCGTTCGACGAACTCGGCGTGGCGGTGCGGTCGAGCGTCGCGCTCGTCGTCGCGGTGACCCTCCCCGTCGCGGCCGTCTTCTGGCTGTTTCCGGCCGACCTCGTCGGCGTGATGACCGACGACGGCGAGGTGATTCGGCTGGGCGCAACCTACCTCCGAATCCTGGCGCTCGGCGTCCCCTTCGCGGGGCTGAACCTCATCGGGAGTCGCATCTACATCGGCGCCGACGACGCGTGGACGCCGATGCTCGTCCGGTCCGGCGGCGCGATATCGAACATCGTGCTGAGCGGCGCGTTCATCTTCGGCCTCGGCATGGGCGTCGCGGGCGCGGCGTTCGGGACGGTGCTGGCCAACGTCTTCGTGACCGTCGCGTTCGCCGCCGGACTCGTCGCGGGTCGACTCCCCGTGGTCGGCGCGCTCCCCGTGCAGATCAGTCCGCTGTCCTCGTACGTCGACGTCGAGACGATGCGCGACCTGGTGCGAATCGGCCTGCCGGTCGTCGGCCGCAACCTGGTGTGGACCGTCGCGAAGTTCCCGATGCTGGCCATCGTCGGCCTGTTCGGGCCGAGCGTGGTCGCCGCCTACGTCATCTCCCGGCGCATCTGGGGGCTGATGAACACCCCAGGCTGGGGCTTCGGACTGGCATCCAGCAGCCTCGTCGGCCAGGCGCTCGGCGACGGCGACGAACTCACCGCCGAGTCCTACGCCCGCGACATCGTCGCCTTCTCGGTGGCGACGTACGTCGTCGCCGCCGTCATCGTGGCCGCGCTGGCCGAACCCATCGTCCTCTCGTTCGTCAAGGACGCCGCAGATCCCTCGGTGCCCGTGGCGGTGGCGCTCGTCTACGCAGCGTGCGTCGCCACCGTCGCTCAGGGCGTCAAGGCGGCGGCCGCCGGCCCGCTCGACGCCAGCGGCGACACGCGCTGGCCGTTCTACAGCCAGGCCATCGGGATGTTCCTCTGTGCGATTCCGGTCGCCTACCTCGGCGCGACCACCGCGTTCGGCATCGCGGGACTCTACCTGTCGTTCCTCGCGGAGACGACGGTCCCCGCCGCCATCAACTACCGCCGGTTCTCGACCGGCAAGTGGAAGGCCATCAGCCGGGAGTTCCGCCCAGAATCGCCGGTCGCCGACGACTGA
- a CDS encoding beta-alanine-activating enzyme beta-propeller domain-containing protein — MGIEKVKKEGLAGIVMRLWEERGYQTKISKQGSETFVLAKKDRQNSKKELVWVRTKIVSAEGLKTLSKMAKRKGFNAAYCVSTGGFEDKAIQIAKETGVKCVNESRLRTFLQKHGLQNLVHKTTSSEAIFDNGFDSDSSETAKERVAEETPEDNEQSDSRRDFLRKPLKYGAVGLTAVAALGALSSNSNNEDGFQIRKQWSFETNHDIVASPVVSEDYIYIGSKDGRVYSINRHNGEKKWEFDTEEPIETSLGIRKDTIYVNTGGLNVYALNANNGKKRWSFKTNGYGGTAPVVHKDAIYVGSIGDTMYALNAENGRKRWSYKAKGGIISTPIVKNGVIYFGSLGDTFYAVDTKDGSEKWQFKVYDQVQCSPAVTESTVYFGTTSDKFYAVNSENGTQRWRTSLKNGVYNNLITVVDDTILVPSSWSLFALNANDGSEKWKFQSTGSVSGAVVSKNRLYLGSHNGNVHVIDAQAGNRMREYAIGGSVEAAPIVRENFIYVGSTGDSLYSLEEYKE, encoded by the coding sequence ATGGGCATTGAGAAAGTGAAAAAAGAAGGGCTAGCTGGTATCGTCATGAGGCTCTGGGAAGAGAGAGGTTATCAAACTAAAATCTCCAAGCAAGGTTCTGAAACCTTTGTTCTCGCAAAGAAGGACAGACAAAACTCAAAAAAGGAGTTAGTCTGGGTCAGGACAAAGATTGTCTCTGCTGAGGGATTAAAGACCCTTTCTAAGATGGCGAAGAGAAAAGGATTCAACGCCGCGTATTGCGTTTCTACTGGCGGCTTTGAGGATAAAGCTATTCAAATTGCTAAGGAAACAGGAGTGAAATGCGTAAATGAAAGTCGTCTCCGAACATTTCTTCAGAAGCACGGACTTCAGAATTTAGTCCACAAGACAACGTCATCTGAGGCCATTTTTGATAATGGATTTGACTCGGATTCATCCGAAACAGCAAAAGAAAGAGTAGCTGAGGAGACTCCCGAAGATAATGAACAATCTGATTCAAGAAGAGACTTTCTTAGAAAGCCACTAAAATACGGAGCCGTAGGGTTAACGGCTGTCGCTGCTCTGGGGGCTCTTTCAAGCAATTCAAATAATGAAGACGGCTTTCAAATTCGGAAGCAGTGGTCATTTGAAACCAATCATGATATTGTAGCATCCCCTGTTGTTTCTGAAGATTATATTTATATCGGAAGCAAAGATGGCAGAGTTTATTCTATCAATAGACATAATGGAGAGAAGAAATGGGAATTTGATACAGAAGAACCTATTGAAACGTCTCTCGGAATTAGAAAAGATACTATATATGTGAACACAGGTGGCTTAAATGTTTACGCGCTAAATGCTAATAACGGCAAGAAACGTTGGTCTTTCAAAACGAACGGGTATGGAGGGACAGCTCCGGTAGTCCATAAAGACGCAATTTACGTAGGGAGCATTGGTGATACAATGTATGCATTAAATGCAGAAAATGGGAGAAAGAGATGGAGTTATAAAGCTAAAGGCGGAATTATTTCAACACCTATTGTGAAAAATGGGGTTATTTACTTCGGAAGTTTAGGCGATACATTCTATGCCGTTGATACAAAAGACGGAAGTGAGAAGTGGCAATTTAAAGTTTATGACCAAGTTCAATGCTCTCCTGCAGTAACTGAGAGTACCGTGTACTTTGGGACTACGTCTGATAAATTCTATGCAGTTAATTCAGAGAATGGTACCCAGAGGTGGCGTACAAGCTTAAAAAATGGAGTTTATAATAATTTGATAACCGTTGTTGATGATACCATACTTGTTCCTAGTAGTTGGTCGCTCTTTGCCCTGAATGCAAATGATGGAAGTGAAAAATGGAAGTTCCAGTCTACTGGAAGCGTTTCAGGTGCCGTAGTATCTAAAAACAGACTCTATCTCGGCAGTCATAACGGTAATGTTCACGTCATTGACGCTCAAGCCGGAAACAGAATGAGAGAGTATGCAATAGGTGGTTCTGTTGAAGCAGCACCAATTGTCAGAGAGAATTTCATTTACGTTGGAAGTACTGGCGATTCTCTGTATTCATTGGAAGAATACAAGGAATAA
- a CDS encoding cold-shock protein, translating to MAKGKVDFFNDTGGYGFIETEDADEDVFFHMEDVGGPDLEEGQEIEFDIEQAPKGPRATNVERL from the coding sequence ATGGCGAAAGGTAAGGTCGACTTCTTCAACGACACTGGCGGCTACGGTTTCATCGAGACTGAGGACGCGGACGAGGACGTTTTCTTCCACATGGAGGACGTTGGCGGCCCTGACCTCGAAGAGGGACAGGAGATCGAATTCGACATCGAGCAGGCCCCCAAGGGCCCGCGCGCGACCAACGTCGAGCGCCTCTAA
- a CDS encoding carbonic anhydrase translates to MSDSTLFELLSGNQAHVESLADDHFADVQDGQRPPVVSICCSDSRVSQEGMWNVTEPGWLFTPSNVGNQAWDDYDGERVVNGNLLYPIAHAGTETIAVVGHTGCGAVTAAYGAVTKGETLEHAGIEKWVESLVPVVEAGLASDEVDADTSDEAVVNQLVEFNVHRQVEFLRDSDEVPDSTATYGFVYDFQQVYGDASGRAYLVNVDGETDPEAIAADVPESHRSAVRSLLY, encoded by the coding sequence ATGTCCGACTCGACGCTATTCGAACTGCTCTCGGGCAACCAGGCCCACGTCGAATCGCTCGCCGACGACCACTTCGCCGACGTCCAGGACGGCCAGCGCCCGCCGGTCGTCTCCATCTGTTGTTCGGACTCGCGGGTTTCCCAAGAGGGGATGTGGAACGTCACCGAACCCGGCTGGCTGTTCACGCCGAGCAACGTCGGCAACCAGGCGTGGGACGACTACGACGGCGAGCGGGTCGTCAACGGCAACCTGCTCTACCCCATCGCCCACGCCGGAACCGAGACGATCGCGGTCGTCGGCCACACCGGATGCGGCGCCGTCACCGCCGCCTACGGGGCCGTCACGAAGGGCGAAACTCTCGAACACGCCGGCATCGAGAAGTGGGTCGAGTCGCTCGTTCCCGTCGTCGAGGCGGGACTGGCGAGCGACGAGGTGGACGCCGACACGTCCGACGAGGCGGTCGTGAACCAACTGGTGGAGTTCAACGTCCACCGGCAGGTCGAGTTCCTCCGCGATTCGGACGAGGTGCCGGACTCGACGGCGACGTACGGCTTCGTCTACGACTTCCAGCAGGTCTACGGCGACGCGTCCGGCCGCGCGTACCTGGTGAACGTCGACGGCGAAACCGACCCCGAGGCCATCGCCGCCGACGTCCCCGAGTCCCACCGGTCGGCGGTTCGGAGCCTGTTGTACTGA
- a CDS encoding bacterio-opsin activator domain-containing protein, protein MENERGVDANSVELTFETTDQSSFFVEASERATCDVVGEEVIRRADGRLLEFLRIRDADPAEIAAVAADSSTVERGRTVRRDGDEFLYKVVVSSDCVATTLADAEAVLKRADATDGVGTVVVGVPPTTDVRTVVEAFVDAHDARLTAKRSGTALLSSPDRGMALPETLTEKQRRAVKTAFAEGYLSWPRTSTAEECAASLGVSQPTFSQHLYLGLEKILTRFFES, encoded by the coding sequence ATGGAGAACGAGCGTGGCGTGGACGCCAACTCGGTCGAACTCACGTTCGAGACGACGGACCAGAGTAGCTTCTTCGTCGAGGCGTCCGAGCGCGCGACGTGCGATGTCGTCGGCGAGGAGGTGATTCGGCGGGCCGACGGCCGACTCCTCGAGTTCCTTCGGATTCGGGACGCCGACCCTGCCGAGATAGCGGCGGTGGCGGCCGACTCGTCGACCGTCGAGCGAGGCCGGACGGTCCGTCGCGACGGCGACGAGTTCCTCTACAAGGTCGTGGTTTCGTCCGACTGCGTGGCCACGACGCTGGCCGACGCCGAGGCGGTCCTGAAACGCGCCGACGCCACCGACGGCGTCGGTACCGTGGTGGTCGGCGTCCCGCCGACCACCGACGTCCGAACCGTCGTGGAGGCGTTCGTCGACGCCCACGACGCGAGGCTGACGGCCAAGCGGAGCGGGACGGCCCTCCTGTCGTCGCCCGACCGCGGGATGGCGCTCCCCGAAACGCTGACCGAAAAACAACGTCGCGCCGTCAAGACCGCGTTCGCGGAGGGCTACCTCTCGTGGCCGCGGACCAGCACGGCCGAGGAGTGTGCGGCCTCGCTCGGCGTCTCTCAGCCGACGTTCAGCCAGCACCTCTATCTCGGACTCGAGAAGATCCTGACCCGATTCTTCGAATCGTAG
- a CDS encoding creatininase family protein: MTETAETTGYRVAEMTWQELEDALAETRTLLVPVGSTEQHGHHLPLGVDVYMPEAIGERVAAKSPALLAPPIWYGVSPHHTFKPGTFTVSTETFQRYVFDICESATEWGIEHVLLLNGHYLAQDPELEIVVRRLRNELDVEAFHVPLVELFADVAAEIRTGDVSFHASEFETSIMLELFPDMVDMDRAKDVPPPEESLPLTDYDALGENKVGWALSAGDMEALTPTGNIGDPTVATRRKGAKLVESAVSDIRLLVDALESPE; encoded by the coding sequence ATGACCGAGACGGCCGAGACGACGGGGTACCGCGTCGCAGAGATGACGTGGCAGGAGCTAGAGGACGCGCTGGCCGAAACCAGGACGCTGTTGGTCCCGGTCGGGAGCACCGAACAGCACGGCCACCATCTTCCCCTGGGTGTGGACGTCTACATGCCCGAGGCCATCGGTGAGCGGGTCGCCGCAAAGAGTCCGGCCCTGCTCGCACCCCCAATCTGGTACGGCGTGAGCCCCCACCACACGTTCAAGCCGGGAACGTTCACCGTCTCGACGGAGACGTTCCAGCGATACGTCTTCGACATCTGTGAGTCCGCGACCGAGTGGGGAATCGAACACGTCCTCCTGCTCAACGGCCACTACCTCGCACAGGACCCCGAACTCGAAATCGTCGTCCGGCGACTGCGAAACGAACTCGACGTAGAGGCGTTCCACGTCCCACTGGTCGAACTGTTCGCCGACGTCGCCGCGGAGATCCGCACCGGGGACGTGTCGTTTCACGCGTCGGAGTTCGAGACGAGTATCATGCTCGAACTGTTCCCGGACATGGTCGACATGGACCGGGCGAAGGACGTCCCACCGCCCGAGGAGTCGTTGCCGCTGACCGATTACGACGCGCTCGGCGAGAACAAGGTCGGATGGGCGCTCAGCGCGGGCGACATGGAAGCGCTGACGCCGACCGGCAACATCGGTGATCCGACCGTCGCGACGCGACGGAAGGGTGCGAAACTGGTCGAGTCGGCGGTGTCCGACATCCGCCTGCTCGTCGACGCGCTCGAATCGCCGGAGTGA
- the fer gene encoding ferredoxin Fer yields the protein MESPFEVLGIDAEADEERIEEAYRERVKRAHPDRGGSVEEFIAVREAYEKIKAGYEETPELTGDDAEAGEGPGRPSSTEAQTDRKRSDRERAARPGSEPDREVSRERVTSEVTYLNYDVLADFGWDAADDGLFRKAADADLGEIDYGRFEVEPGESLLEAAEDRGYAWPFACRGGACANCAIILRDGELSMPASHVLPADLMDRGFRLSCNGMPITAELKVIYNVKHMPELDDLLLPPRPFEQAYPND from the coding sequence ATGGAGTCCCCGTTCGAGGTGTTGGGCATCGACGCCGAGGCCGACGAGGAACGAATCGAGGAGGCGTACAGGGAACGGGTCAAACGCGCCCACCCCGACCGGGGCGGGTCGGTCGAGGAGTTCATCGCGGTCCGGGAGGCCTACGAGAAAATCAAAGCGGGCTACGAGGAGACGCCGGAACTGACCGGCGACGACGCCGAGGCCGGCGAGGGTCCTGGCCGGCCGTCGTCGACCGAAGCGCAGACGGACCGGAAGCGCTCGGACCGCGAGCGCGCCGCCCGCCCGGGGTCGGAACCGGACCGCGAGGTTTCCCGCGAGCGGGTCACCTCCGAGGTCACCTACCTCAACTACGACGTGCTCGCCGACTTTGGCTGGGACGCCGCCGACGACGGACTCTTCCGGAAGGCGGCCGACGCCGACCTCGGCGAAATCGACTACGGGCGATTCGAGGTCGAACCCGGCGAGTCGCTGCTCGAAGCCGCCGAGGACCGCGGCTACGCCTGGCCGTTCGCCTGCCGCGGCGGCGCGTGCGCGAACTGTGCCATCATCCTCCGGGACGGCGAACTGTCGATGCCGGCCAGCCACGTGCTCCCCGCGGACCTGATGGACCGGGGCTTTCGGCTGTCGTGCAACGGGATGCCCATCACGGCCGAACTGAAGGTCATCTACAACGTCAAGCACATGCCCGAACTCGACGACCTGCTGTTGCCGCCCCGACCGTTCGAGCAGGCGTATCCGAACGACTAG
- a CDS encoding cold-shock protein: protein MAKGNVDFFNDTGGYGFIETEDADDDVFFHMEDVGGPDLEEGTEIEFDIEQAPKGPRATNVTRL from the coding sequence ATGGCGAAAGGAAACGTTGATTTCTTCAACGACACTGGCGGCTACGGTTTCATCGAGACTGAGGACGCGGACGACGACGTATTCTTCCACATGGAGGACGTTGGCGGGCCGGACCTCGAAGAGGGAACGGAGATCGAATTCGACATCGAGCAGGCCCCCAAGGGCCCGCGCGCAACCAACGTCACCCGTCTGTAA
- a CDS encoding SH3 domain-containing protein — protein MDSTTSNRRVVEAYASAYPEPIRVSEGDELTIEERATKWDGWSWCIDGSGREGWIPDAYVERRDGRWVSLEDYVARELTVERGETLTSRTAIAGWEWCEKSTGETGWVPSENLRPVSGREL, from the coding sequence ATGGATTCCACTACGTCGAACCGTCGGGTCGTCGAAGCGTACGCGTCGGCGTACCCGGAGCCGATACGTGTGAGCGAGGGCGACGAACTCACCATCGAAGAGCGTGCGACGAAATGGGACGGGTGGTCGTGGTGTATCGACGGCTCCGGGCGAGAGGGCTGGATACCGGACGCGTACGTCGAGCGCCGGGACGGACGGTGGGTCAGTCTCGAAGACTACGTGGCGAGAGAACTCACCGTCGAACGCGGAGAGACGCTCACGTCTCGCACCGCGATCGCCGGCTGGGAGTGGTGCGAGAAGTCGACCGGCGAGACAGGTTGGGTGCCGTCGGAGAACCTGCGTCCGGTTTCGGGTCGTGAGCTGTGA
- a CDS encoding DUF2892 domain-containing protein, producing the protein MELRKTLESSESPEIDAASGLRGRVARGLLAVVLAVLAVSSLRKGKRLRGVLAGAGAIALGAGARNESGGVGKALDIDTETATQEVKETLGVDTSEKGGLRCAICGEPIRSGERRGPDENGDIVHDACKEAAQ; encoded by the coding sequence ATGGAGCTGAGGAAAACCCTCGAATCGAGCGAGAGTCCGGAAATCGACGCGGCCAGTGGCCTCCGCGGGCGAGTCGCCCGGGGCCTCCTCGCCGTCGTTCTGGCGGTCCTCGCGGTCAGTTCGCTCCGCAAGGGCAAGCGATTGCGCGGGGTGCTCGCCGGCGCGGGCGCAATCGCGCTCGGGGCCGGTGCTAGAAACGAGTCCGGCGGCGTAGGGAAAGCGCTCGACATCGACACCGAAACCGCGACCCAGGAAGTGAAGGAGACGCTCGGCGTCGACACGAGCGAGAAGGGCGGACTGCGCTGTGCCATCTGCGGCGAGCCGATTCGGTCGGGCGAGCGCCGAGGACCGGACGAGAACGGCGACATCGTCCACGACGCCTGCAAGGAAGCGGCCCAGTAG
- a CDS encoding HalOD1 output domain-containing protein has translation MSRDERTDAEASQRVVTAVAAATEKDVGELEPLYYSVDPDALNDLFAASRGDLVVEFTYEGMDVTVGPDGAVTVTD, from the coding sequence TTGTCTCGGGACGAACGAACGGACGCGGAGGCCAGCCAGCGCGTCGTGACGGCGGTGGCGGCGGCGACCGAGAAGGACGTCGGGGAACTCGAACCGCTCTACTACTCCGTCGACCCCGACGCGCTCAACGACCTCTTCGCCGCCTCGCGCGGCGACCTCGTGGTCGAGTTCACCTACGAGGGGATGGACGTCACGGTCGGACCGGACGGCGCGGTCACGGTCACCGACTAG
- a CDS encoding tyrosine-type recombinase/integrase, whose amino-acid sequence MTSGLQPISPAEAKEMYLNARKNEVSQSTLDGYHYRLKHFIRWCQGFEGIENMNNLSGRKLQKFKTWRRDDGDLKPITLEGQLDALRVFIRWCESIDAVEQGLHEKFEALMPTLSKNDEQSETILNAGDAEALLEYLRKFEYASRSHVILEILWHTGIRLGALYSLDIDDYDGEAERLALHHRPKTGTPLKNGKEGERMVALNAEVCRAIEDWDENHRHDVEDDYGRKPLLTSRNGRMNRSSIRDAVYMVTRPCYYGDECPKGREPDDCEAGKYPGYCKCPVNVSPHAIRRGSITHFLTEDVPEKVVSDRMNVGQDVLDKHYDKRDEEVKVEQRRGYLDNI is encoded by the coding sequence ATGACCTCCGGACTTCAACCAATTTCGCCGGCAGAAGCGAAGGAGATGTATCTTAACGCGCGAAAGAACGAGGTCTCACAGTCAACGCTTGACGGATATCACTACCGACTCAAACATTTCATCCGGTGGTGTCAGGGGTTTGAGGGAATTGAGAACATGAATAACCTCTCTGGACGCAAGCTCCAGAAGTTCAAAACATGGCGTCGGGATGACGGTGATTTGAAACCAATTACGCTTGAGGGCCAACTTGATGCGCTTCGAGTCTTCATTCGGTGGTGTGAATCTATCGACGCAGTCGAACAGGGGCTTCACGAGAAGTTCGAGGCCCTTATGCCGACACTCAGTAAGAATGACGAACAGAGCGAAACTATTCTCAATGCAGGCGATGCCGAGGCTCTTCTTGAATATCTTAGGAAGTTCGAGTACGCTTCTCGCTCTCACGTTATCTTAGAAATTCTTTGGCACACGGGGATACGTCTTGGCGCTCTCTACTCCCTTGATATCGATGATTATGACGGGGAGGCTGAACGCTTGGCACTTCACCACCGTCCAAAAACAGGGACACCCCTGAAGAACGGAAAAGAAGGAGAAAGAATGGTTGCGCTGAATGCCGAGGTCTGTCGGGCTATCGAAGACTGGGATGAGAATCATCGCCATGATGTGGAGGATGACTATGGGCGCAAACCACTCCTAACAAGCCGGAATGGGCGGATGAATCGGTCAAGCATACGGGATGCCGTCTACATGGTCACTCGTCCCTGCTACTACGGGGATGAATGCCCGAAGGGACGTGAACCAGATGACTGTGAGGCCGGGAAGTATCCCGGCTATTGCAAATGCCCGGTCAACGTTTCACCGCATGCGATTCGACGCGGTTCGATTACTCATTTTCTTACTGAGGACGTGCCTGAGAAAGTTGTCAGCGACCGAATGAATGTTGGGCAAGATGTTTTGGATAAGCACTACGACAAACGAGATGAGGAGGTGAAAGTCGAACAGCGACGGGGCTACCTCGACAACATCTAA